The Lineus longissimus chromosome 2, tnLinLong1.2, whole genome shotgun sequence genome window below encodes:
- the LOC135482855 gene encoding uncharacterized protein LOC135482855, translated as MAGEQETKNKVDYYQGWLEHRAGGSGGSKEKYNYLYIVLRKRKLHIYPRSEINSTNPIGSLSLDRFTTVKRKDKGGYKIELSTVSTQPADGTPVTFKHNTFKSTSKADRDLWYAFLAAFSQGTVPGNVTLHPSDKIMIEEALQDCIRPDNLPPPGIPGFEAPPPPRIFQRANTESDIWTNPPLHPKTDIHSPIDLPDCSPPPAPGEGTPKMRLRKTSTQSEILFNRPLPSVPRCSSQQFSGISSGSDDSSRRSSTGTTSHNEPDRTDGPFMFHRFYTNKGNCHNVPSWFFENCTRDSAEMILTLGKRYGNTMMRESTTYRQSGSYVIDTREETQRGSSIRHFEIIRVAEGFKIDLIDIKHEPMACLTEVMNFFTQSRGAGSDSRPMSTNDRSLIGLPEVEYDRVLNPYQASSPTARSPPDEEDIYTLPDNLRQGEGAEDSDQTGEKYYMEMGALTKSLSKSASIPRQRPSPNHQPPHQMGNP; from the exons ATGGCTGGAGAGCAAGAAACCAAGAACAAGGTGGATTATTACCAAGGCTGGTTGGAGCACAGGGCAGGGGGATCGGGAGGAAGCAAAGAG AAATACAACTACCTCTATATTGTTCTTCGAAAAAGAAAATTACACATCTACCCGAGGAGCGAAATAAATTCAACAAAT CCGATTGGGAGCTTGTCTCTTGATCGCTTCACCACAGTTAAGAGGAAGGATAAAGGCGGCTACAAGATAGAGCTGAGTACAGTCAGTACACAGCCTGCAGATGGAACACCCGTCACATTCAAACACAACACTTTTAAG tcaACTTCAAAAGCTGATCGAGACCTTTGGTATGCATTCTTAGCTGCCTTTTCTCAG GGGACAGTCCCAGGTAATGTGACCCTACATCCCTCAGATAAGATAATGATTGAAGAAGCACTGCAGGACTGCATTCGACCTGATAACCTACCACCACCAGGCATACCCGGGTTCGAAGCCCCGCCGCCACCACGGATATTCCAGCGAGCCAACACGGAGTCTGACATCTGGACAAACCCACCTTTGCACCCGAAGACCGATATACACTCCCCGATTGACTTGCCAGATTGTTCCCCACCTCCTGCACCTGGTGAGGGAACGCCTAAAATGAGACTAAGAAAAACATCGACACAATCCGAGATTCTGTTCAACCGCCCCTTACCATCCGTCCCAAGGTGTTCGAGCCAGCAGTTCTCTGGCATATCATCCGGGTCGGATGACTCTAGCAGGCGGTCCAGCACAGGGACAACATCGCACAATGAACCCGACCGTACGGATGGTCCATTCATG tTCCACAGGTTTTACACGAATAAAGGGAACTGCCATAATGTACCATC CTGGTTCTTCGAAAACTGTACCCGAGATAGCGCTGAAATGATACTGACGTTGGGCAAGAGATATGGTAATACCATGATGAGAGAAAGCACCACCTATCGGCAAAGTGGCAGTTACGTCATCGACACCAGGGAGGAGACACAAAG GGGCAGCAGTATTCGACATTTCGAAATCATAAGAGTGGCTGAGGGCTTCAAGATTGACCTAATAGATATTAAG CATGAACCGATGGCCTGTCTGACGGAAGTCATGAATTTCTTTACACAATCCCGCGGCGCGGGTTCTGACTCCCGGCCGATGTCAACGAATGACAGAAGTTTGATCGGTCTGCCGGAAGTCGAATATGACAGAGTCTTAAATCCAtatcaag CTTCCTCCCCAACAGCCAGATCTCCTCCTGATGAGGAAGATATCTACACTCTTCCTGACAACTTACGGCAGG GTGAGGGTGCCGAAGACTCCGACCAAACTGGTGAAAAATATTACATGGAAATGGGCGCGTTGACCAAAAGTCTTAGCAAGAGTGCATCAATCCCGCGGCAGAGGCCAAGCCCGAACCATCAACCACCACATCAAAT GGGCAACCCTTGA
- the LOC135482856 gene encoding acyl-CoA dehydrogenase family member 10-like isoform X3 — protein sequence MLTKLLSRMPLSHLKHSMISSPRATVAGIRHMSQNRTRPKAVIFDMGGVVLPSPFKAFQRFEADSGIPIGLVQRVIIENAPTGAWHRLERGELTLSEFIPVFSEECSKKADKPVDASSLIELFNHDMASSRVEFVDALKCIRAEGIKTALLTNNWKFSQTESFTPVDRSLFDVITESSLVGSRKPETKIYETCLSELDVAPQDAVFLDDIGRNLKAAAALGIRTILVESDFKKAIGELETELGFPVQGFAPGTVVVPERLRIPNPVKFRKYLNWVLKVHSKEEPTIRCFKHGQSNPTYFITYAGKKIVLRKKPPGKLLPSAHAVDREFRVMKALEEQGVPSPKMIHYCDDAELLGTEFYIMEYIPGRIFKDPLLPGMDPKERQQIYAAMNDVLAKIHSVNIKEAKLEDYGKHGDYMKRNLGRWMKQYEASKTHDIPAMEKLSAWLLVRLPATEACTVVHGDFRLDNLIFHPQHPEVLAVLDWELSTLGDPLSDLATNCITYIFPKGLNILPGFGALNFQKHGIPSLKEYVAQYCRKLGISGVDNFDFYLAFVCYRVAAILQGVYKRALKGQASSTDAESVGMLAGMIANLGWDVASRSHLPSSAKSRGHQTPPSGDGKGHNSSENKFGLLPVSVTALSPKAQDYHARVRKFIKDHVLPLEQEFIDHQDGEDRWSVPAKMEELKAKAKSEGLWNLFIPLELDPDMKYGAGLTNVEYSFICEEMGKTVFAPEVFNCSAPDTGNMEVLLRYGSDQQKEMWLSKLLNGEIRSCFGMTEPQVASSDATNIESSITREGDHYIINGLKWWTSGAMDPRCKVCIFMGKTDTGAARHLQQSMIVVPMDAPGVKIVRPLSVFGYQDPPAGHAEVLFENVMVPASNLLLGEGRGFEIAQGRLGPGRIHHCMRIIGYAERALELMIHRVQNRVAFGKPLAAQGTIQQDIAKSRCDIEQTRLLVLKAAHMMDTVGNKVAAPEISMIKVIAPSMGQAVLDRAIQAHGGAGLSSDFPFGAMFAWARVIRIADGPDEVHLQSIAKMEFRKNQKAKL from the exons ATGCTAACCAAGTTGCTGTCCAGGATGCCACTCAGCCACCTCAAACATTCCATGATCTCGTCTCCGCGGGCTACTGTTGCCGGAATAAGGCACATGTCTCAGAACAGGACGAGACCCAAGGCAGTCATCTTCGACATGGGTGGTGTCGTTCTCCCATCACCTTTCAAAGCTTTCCAAA GATTTGAAGCAGACAGTGGTATTCCAATTGGTTTGGTACAGAGAGTTATCATTGAAAATGCACCTACTGGAGCCTGGCACCGCCTTGAGAGAGGAGAGCTGACTCTTTCAGAGTTCATACCCGTGTTCTCTGAAGAATGTTCTAAAAAGGCTGATAAACCTGTAGACGCTAGCAGTTTGATAGAACTGTTCAACCATGATATGGCAAGCAGTCGAGTGGAGTTTGTGGATGCACTAAAATGTATCAGAGCTGAGGGAATCAAGACAGCACTGCTGACCAACAACTGGAAATTTAGTCAGACTGAGTCTTTTACTCCTGTTGATAGATCTCTATTTGATGTG ATTACAGAATCCAGTTTAGTTGGCTCCAGAAAACCAGAAACAAAGATTTATGAGACATGCCTAAGCGAGTTGGATGTTGCCCCACAAGATGCCGTTTTCTTGGACGATATTGGCAGGAATCTAAAAGCTGCTGCAGCTCTTGGAATAAGGACTATACTG GTTGAGAGTGATTTCAAGAAAGCTATTGGCGAGCTTGAAACAGAACTTGGTTTTCCTGTGCAGGGTTTTGCCCCTGGAACTGTAGTTGTTCCTGAGCGACTTAGGATCCCCAATCCTGTCAAATTTCGGAAATATCTTAACTGGGTTTTAAAGGTTCATTCCAAAG AGGAGCCAACCATTCGATGTTTCAAACATGGCCAATCAAATCCTACCTACTTCATCACGTATGCCGGCAAGAAGATTGTGCTCAGGAAGAAGCCC cctGGCAAACTGCTTCCCTCTGCCCATGCTGTTGACCGGGAATTCAGAGTGATGAAAGCTCTTGAAGAGCAGGGTGTGCCTTCACCGAAGATGATACACTATTGTGATGATGCTGA ATTGCTTGGAACCGAATTTTACATCATGGAGTATATACCTGGTCGAATATTCAAAGATCCCCTCCTACCTGGAATGGATCCCAAAGAACGACAACAAATCTATGCGGCAATGAACGATGTTTTGGCGAAGATTCATAGCGTAAACATCAAAGAAGCTAAGCTGGAGGATTATGGGAAACACG GAGACTACATGAAACGCAATCTTGGACGTTGGATGAAACAGTACGAAGCTAGCAAAACCCATGACATTCCCGCAATGGAGAAACTGTCAGCATGGCTTCTGGTGAGATTACCAGCAACTGAAGCATGTACTGTTGTTCATGGAGACTTTAG gcTTGACAATCTTATCTTCCACCCCCAGCATCCAGAGGTGCTGGCCGTATTGGACTGGGAGTTATCAACCCTGGGTGACCCTCTCTCAGACCTAGCAACAAACTGTATTACTTACATATTCCCCAAGGGACTTAATATTCTACCTG GGTTCGGAGCATTAAACTTCCAAAAACATGGCATACCTTCGTTAAAGGAGTATGTTGCCCAGTATTGCCGTAAGCTTGGAATCTCTGGTGTAGACAACTTTGACTTCTACCTGGCCTTTGTGTGTTACCGTGTTGCTGCAATATTACAAGGAGTCTACAAAAGAGCTTTAAAAG GTCAGGCAAGTTCAACAGATGCAGAATCGGTTGGTATGCTCGCTGGCATGATAGCCAATCTTGGATGGGATGTCGCGTCGAGAAGTCACCTTCCGTCCTCAGCAAAGAGCCGAGGGCATCAAACTCCACCTTCTGGTGATGGTAAAGGACACAACTCCAGCGAAAACAAATTTG GTTTGCTGCCAGTCTCGGTGACAGCACTGTCGCCAAAGGCCCAGGACTACCATGCCAGGGTGAGGAaattcatcaaggatcatgtgtTGCCATTGGAACAGGAATTCATTGACCATCAGGATGGAGAGGACAGGTGGAGTGTGCCTGCAAAGATGGAAGAGCTAAAG GCAAAAGCTAAGTCTGAAGGTCTATGGAACCTGTTCATCCCTCTGGAGTTGGACCCTGACATGAAGTATGGTGCTGGTTTAACTAATGTTGAGTACTCATTCATCTGTGAGGAGATGGGGAAAACTGTCTTCGCCCCAGAG GTGTTTAATTGCTCCGCCCCAGACACAGGAAACATGGAGGTACTACTCCGATATGGCAGTGACcaacaaaaagaaatgtggCTGTCTAAACTTCTCAACGGGGAGATTCGTTCGTGCTTTGGGATGACTGAACCTCAAGTAGCTTCGTCAGATGCAACAAATATAGAATCATCGATCACCCGGGAAGGCGATCACTATATTATCAATGGACTGAAATGGTGGACTTCAG GTGCTATGGATCCTCGCTGTAAGGTGTGTATCTTCATGGGGAAGACCGACACTGGTGCTGCCCGTCATCTCCAGCAAAGCATGATTGTGGTACCAATGGATGCTCCTGGGGTGAAAATCGTCCGACCCCTCTCCGTGTTCGGGTATCAGGATCCACCAG CTGGCCATGCTGAGGTACTCTTTGAAAACGTGATGGTGCCTGCCTCAAATCTCCTGCTCGGTGAGGGGCGTGGGTTCGAAATAGCTCAGGGACGATTGGGACCAGGAAGAATCCACCATTGTATGAGAATTATTGGATATGCTGAGAGAGCTCTGGAACTCATGATTCATAGG GTTCAAAATCGGGTAGCATTTGGCAAACCACTAGCCGCACAAGGGACCATCCAACAAGACATAGCAAAATCCAGATGTGATATTGAGCAGACCAGACTTCTCGTATTGAAGGCCGCTCACATGATGGACACCGTGGGGAATAAGGTGGCCGCCCCTGAGATTTCCATGATCAAGGTGATAGCTCCAAGCATGGGGCAGGCTGTGCTAGACAGGGCCATTCAG GCACACGGGGGTGCTGGACTGTCTTCTGACTTCCCATTTGGGGCAATGTTTGCCTGGGCGCGAGTAATACGGATTGCTGATGGCCCCGATGAAGTCCACCTACAAAGTATAGCAAAAATGGAATTCAGGAAGAATCAGAAGGCAAAATTATAG
- the LOC135482856 gene encoding acyl-CoA dehydrogenase family member 10-like isoform X1 gives MLTKLLSRMPLSHLKHSMISSPRATVAGIRHMSQNRTRPKAVIFDMGGVVLPSPFKAFQRFEADSGIPIGLVQRVIIENAPTGAWHRLERGELTLSEFIPVFSEECSKKADKPVDASSLIELFNHDMASSRVEFVDALKCIRAEGIKTALLTNNWKFSQTESFTPVDRSLFDVITESSLVGSRKPETKIYETCLSELDVAPQDAVFLDDIGRNLKAAAALGIRTILVESDFHKALRELETEVGFQLKGFAPGTIAVPERLKLPNQEKFCNYLNWALEVKSQEEPTIRCFKHGQSNPTYFITYAGKKIVLRKKPPGKLLPSAHAVDREFRVMKALEEQGVPSPKMIHYCDDAELLGTEFYIMEYIPGRIFKDPLLPGMDPKERQQIYAAMNDVLAKIHSVNIKEAKLEDYGKHGDYMKRNLGRWMKQYEASKTHDIPAMEKLSAWLLVRLPATEACTVVHGDFRLDNLIFHPQHPEVLAVLDWELSTLGDPLSDLATNCITYIFPKGLNILPGFGALNFQKHGIPSLKEYVAQYCRKLGISGVDNFDFYLAFVCYRVAAILQGVYKRALKGQASSTDAESVGMLAGMIANLGWDVASRSHLPSSAKSRGHQTPPSGDGKGHNSSENKFGLLPVSVTALSPKAQDYHARVRKFIKDHVLPLEQEFIDHQDGEDRWSVPAKMEELKAKAKSEGLWNLFIPLELDPDMKYGAGLTNVEYSFICEEMGKTVFAPEVFNCSAPDTGNMEVLLRYGSDQQKEMWLSKLLNGEIRSCFGMTEPQVASSDATNIESSITREGDHYIINGLKWWTSGAMDPRCKVCIFMGKTDTGAARHLQQSMIVVPMDAPGVKIVRPLSVFGYQDPPAGHAEVLFENVMVPASNLLLGEGRGFEIAQGRLGPGRIHHCMRIIGYAERALELMIHRVQNRVAFGKPLAAQGTIQQDIAKSRCDIEQTRLLVLKAAHMMDTVGNKVAAPEISMIKVIAPSMGQAVLDRAIQAHGGAGLSSDFPFGAMFAWARVIRIADGPDEVHLQSIAKMEFRKNQKAKL, from the exons ATGCTAACCAAGTTGCTGTCCAGGATGCCACTCAGCCACCTCAAACATTCCATGATCTCGTCTCCGCGGGCTACTGTTGCCGGAATAAGGCACATGTCTCAGAACAGGACGAGACCCAAGGCAGTCATCTTCGACATGGGTGGTGTCGTTCTCCCATCACCTTTCAAAGCTTTCCAAA GATTTGAAGCAGACAGTGGTATTCCAATTGGTTTGGTACAGAGAGTTATCATTGAAAATGCACCTACTGGAGCCTGGCACCGCCTTGAGAGAGGAGAGCTGACTCTTTCAGAGTTCATACCCGTGTTCTCTGAAGAATGTTCTAAAAAGGCTGATAAACCTGTAGACGCTAGCAGTTTGATAGAACTGTTCAACCATGATATGGCAAGCAGTCGAGTGGAGTTTGTGGATGCACTAAAATGTATCAGAGCTGAGGGAATCAAGACAGCACTGCTGACCAACAACTGGAAATTTAGTCAGACTGAGTCTTTTACTCCTGTTGATAGATCTCTATTTGATGTG ATTACAGAATCCAGTTTAGTTGGCTCCAGAAAACCAGAAACAAAGATTTATGAGACATGCCTAAGCGAGTTGGATGTTGCCCCACAAGATGCCGTTTTCTTGGACGATATTGGCAGGAATCTAAAAGCTGCTGCAGCTCTTGGAATAAGGACTATACTG GTTGAGTCTGATTTCCATAAAGCATTGAGAGAGCTTGAGACTGAAGTAGGATTCCAGTTGAAGGGATTTGCACCAGGGACTATAGCCGTACCAGAGAGACTGAAATTGCCCAACCAAGAAAAATTTTGCAATTACTTGAATTGGGCTCTAGAGGTCAAATCGCAAG AGGAGCCAACCATTCGATGTTTCAAACATGGCCAATCAAATCCTACCTACTTCATCACGTATGCCGGCAAGAAGATTGTGCTCAGGAAGAAGCCC cctGGCAAACTGCTTCCCTCTGCCCATGCTGTTGACCGGGAATTCAGAGTGATGAAAGCTCTTGAAGAGCAGGGTGTGCCTTCACCGAAGATGATACACTATTGTGATGATGCTGA ATTGCTTGGAACCGAATTTTACATCATGGAGTATATACCTGGTCGAATATTCAAAGATCCCCTCCTACCTGGAATGGATCCCAAAGAACGACAACAAATCTATGCGGCAATGAACGATGTTTTGGCGAAGATTCATAGCGTAAACATCAAAGAAGCTAAGCTGGAGGATTATGGGAAACACG GAGACTACATGAAACGCAATCTTGGACGTTGGATGAAACAGTACGAAGCTAGCAAAACCCATGACATTCCCGCAATGGAGAAACTGTCAGCATGGCTTCTGGTGAGATTACCAGCAACTGAAGCATGTACTGTTGTTCATGGAGACTTTAG gcTTGACAATCTTATCTTCCACCCCCAGCATCCAGAGGTGCTGGCCGTATTGGACTGGGAGTTATCAACCCTGGGTGACCCTCTCTCAGACCTAGCAACAAACTGTATTACTTACATATTCCCCAAGGGACTTAATATTCTACCTG GGTTCGGAGCATTAAACTTCCAAAAACATGGCATACCTTCGTTAAAGGAGTATGTTGCCCAGTATTGCCGTAAGCTTGGAATCTCTGGTGTAGACAACTTTGACTTCTACCTGGCCTTTGTGTGTTACCGTGTTGCTGCAATATTACAAGGAGTCTACAAAAGAGCTTTAAAAG GTCAGGCAAGTTCAACAGATGCAGAATCGGTTGGTATGCTCGCTGGCATGATAGCCAATCTTGGATGGGATGTCGCGTCGAGAAGTCACCTTCCGTCCTCAGCAAAGAGCCGAGGGCATCAAACTCCACCTTCTGGTGATGGTAAAGGACACAACTCCAGCGAAAACAAATTTG GTTTGCTGCCAGTCTCGGTGACAGCACTGTCGCCAAAGGCCCAGGACTACCATGCCAGGGTGAGGAaattcatcaaggatcatgtgtTGCCATTGGAACAGGAATTCATTGACCATCAGGATGGAGAGGACAGGTGGAGTGTGCCTGCAAAGATGGAAGAGCTAAAG GCAAAAGCTAAGTCTGAAGGTCTATGGAACCTGTTCATCCCTCTGGAGTTGGACCCTGACATGAAGTATGGTGCTGGTTTAACTAATGTTGAGTACTCATTCATCTGTGAGGAGATGGGGAAAACTGTCTTCGCCCCAGAG GTGTTTAATTGCTCCGCCCCAGACACAGGAAACATGGAGGTACTACTCCGATATGGCAGTGACcaacaaaaagaaatgtggCTGTCTAAACTTCTCAACGGGGAGATTCGTTCGTGCTTTGGGATGACTGAACCTCAAGTAGCTTCGTCAGATGCAACAAATATAGAATCATCGATCACCCGGGAAGGCGATCACTATATTATCAATGGACTGAAATGGTGGACTTCAG GTGCTATGGATCCTCGCTGTAAGGTGTGTATCTTCATGGGGAAGACCGACACTGGTGCTGCCCGTCATCTCCAGCAAAGCATGATTGTGGTACCAATGGATGCTCCTGGGGTGAAAATCGTCCGACCCCTCTCCGTGTTCGGGTATCAGGATCCACCAG CTGGCCATGCTGAGGTACTCTTTGAAAACGTGATGGTGCCTGCCTCAAATCTCCTGCTCGGTGAGGGGCGTGGGTTCGAAATAGCTCAGGGACGATTGGGACCAGGAAGAATCCACCATTGTATGAGAATTATTGGATATGCTGAGAGAGCTCTGGAACTCATGATTCATAGG GTTCAAAATCGGGTAGCATTTGGCAAACCACTAGCCGCACAAGGGACCATCCAACAAGACATAGCAAAATCCAGATGTGATATTGAGCAGACCAGACTTCTCGTATTGAAGGCCGCTCACATGATGGACACCGTGGGGAATAAGGTGGCCGCCCCTGAGATTTCCATGATCAAGGTGATAGCTCCAAGCATGGGGCAGGCTGTGCTAGACAGGGCCATTCAG GCACACGGGGGTGCTGGACTGTCTTCTGACTTCCCATTTGGGGCAATGTTTGCCTGGGCGCGAGTAATACGGATTGCTGATGGCCCCGATGAAGTCCACCTACAAAGTATAGCAAAAATGGAATTCAGGAAGAATCAGAAGGCAAAATTATAG
- the LOC135482856 gene encoding acyl-CoA dehydrogenase family member 10-like isoform X2, with translation MLTKLLSRMPLSHLKHSMISSPRATVAGIRHMSQNRTRPKAVIFDMGGVVLPSPFKAFQRFEADSGIPIGLVQRVIIENAPTGAWHRLERGELTLSEFIPVFSEECSKKADKPVDASSLIELFNHDMASSRVEFVDALKCIRAEGIKTALLTNNWKFSQTESFTPVDRSLFDVITESSLVGSRKPETKIYETCLSELDVAPQDAVFLDDIGRNLKAAAALGIRTILVESDFHKALRELETEVGFQLKGFAPGTIAVPERLKLPNQEKFCNYLNWALEVKSQEEPTIRCFKHGQSNPTYFITYAGKKIVLRKKPPGKLLPSAHAVDREFRVMKALEEQGVPSPKMIHYCDDAELLGTEFYIMEYIPGRIFKDPLLPGMDPKERQQIYAAMNDVLAKIHSVNIKEAKLEDYGKHGDYMKRNLGRWMKQYEASKTHDIPAMEKLSAWLLVRLPATEACTVVHGDFRLDNLIFHPQHPEVLAVLDWELSTLGDPLSDLATNCITYIFPKGLNILPGFGALNFQKHGIPSLKEYVAQYCRKLGISGVDNFDFYLAFVCYRVAAILQGVYKRALKGQASSTDAESVGMLAGMIANLGWDVASRSHLPSSAKSRGHQTPPSGDGKGHNSSENKFGLLPVSVTALSPKAQDYHARVRKFIKDHVLPLEQEFIDHQDGEDRWSVPAKMEELKAKAKSEGLWNLFIPLELDPDMKYGAGLTNVEYSFICEEMGKTVFAPEVFNCSAPDTGNMEVLLRYGSDQQKEMWLSKLLNGEIRSCFGMTEPQVASSDATNIESSITREGDHYIINGLKWWTSGAMDPRCKVCIFMGKTDTGAARHLQQSMIVVPMDAPGVKIVRPLSVFGYQDPPAGHAEVLFENVMVPASNLLLGEGRGFEIAQGRLGPGRIHHCMRIIGYAERALELMIHRVQNRVAFGKPLAAQGTIQQDIAKSRCDIEQTRLLVLKAAHMMDTVGNKVAAPEISMIKVIAPSMGQAVLDRAIQAHGGAGLSSDFPIAAMFTGVRCLRLADGPDEVHWRSIARMEFMKKLKSKL, from the exons ATGCTAACCAAGTTGCTGTCCAGGATGCCACTCAGCCACCTCAAACATTCCATGATCTCGTCTCCGCGGGCTACTGTTGCCGGAATAAGGCACATGTCTCAGAACAGGACGAGACCCAAGGCAGTCATCTTCGACATGGGTGGTGTCGTTCTCCCATCACCTTTCAAAGCTTTCCAAA GATTTGAAGCAGACAGTGGTATTCCAATTGGTTTGGTACAGAGAGTTATCATTGAAAATGCACCTACTGGAGCCTGGCACCGCCTTGAGAGAGGAGAGCTGACTCTTTCAGAGTTCATACCCGTGTTCTCTGAAGAATGTTCTAAAAAGGCTGATAAACCTGTAGACGCTAGCAGTTTGATAGAACTGTTCAACCATGATATGGCAAGCAGTCGAGTGGAGTTTGTGGATGCACTAAAATGTATCAGAGCTGAGGGAATCAAGACAGCACTGCTGACCAACAACTGGAAATTTAGTCAGACTGAGTCTTTTACTCCTGTTGATAGATCTCTATTTGATGTG ATTACAGAATCCAGTTTAGTTGGCTCCAGAAAACCAGAAACAAAGATTTATGAGACATGCCTAAGCGAGTTGGATGTTGCCCCACAAGATGCCGTTTTCTTGGACGATATTGGCAGGAATCTAAAAGCTGCTGCAGCTCTTGGAATAAGGACTATACTG GTTGAGTCTGATTTCCATAAAGCATTGAGAGAGCTTGAGACTGAAGTAGGATTCCAGTTGAAGGGATTTGCACCAGGGACTATAGCCGTACCAGAGAGACTGAAATTGCCCAACCAAGAAAAATTTTGCAATTACTTGAATTGGGCTCTAGAGGTCAAATCGCAAG AGGAGCCAACCATTCGATGTTTCAAACATGGCCAATCAAATCCTACCTACTTCATCACGTATGCCGGCAAGAAGATTGTGCTCAGGAAGAAGCCC cctGGCAAACTGCTTCCCTCTGCCCATGCTGTTGACCGGGAATTCAGAGTGATGAAAGCTCTTGAAGAGCAGGGTGTGCCTTCACCGAAGATGATACACTATTGTGATGATGCTGA ATTGCTTGGAACCGAATTTTACATCATGGAGTATATACCTGGTCGAATATTCAAAGATCCCCTCCTACCTGGAATGGATCCCAAAGAACGACAACAAATCTATGCGGCAATGAACGATGTTTTGGCGAAGATTCATAGCGTAAACATCAAAGAAGCTAAGCTGGAGGATTATGGGAAACACG GAGACTACATGAAACGCAATCTTGGACGTTGGATGAAACAGTACGAAGCTAGCAAAACCCATGACATTCCCGCAATGGAGAAACTGTCAGCATGGCTTCTGGTGAGATTACCAGCAACTGAAGCATGTACTGTTGTTCATGGAGACTTTAG gcTTGACAATCTTATCTTCCACCCCCAGCATCCAGAGGTGCTGGCCGTATTGGACTGGGAGTTATCAACCCTGGGTGACCCTCTCTCAGACCTAGCAACAAACTGTATTACTTACATATTCCCCAAGGGACTTAATATTCTACCTG GGTTCGGAGCATTAAACTTCCAAAAACATGGCATACCTTCGTTAAAGGAGTATGTTGCCCAGTATTGCCGTAAGCTTGGAATCTCTGGTGTAGACAACTTTGACTTCTACCTGGCCTTTGTGTGTTACCGTGTTGCTGCAATATTACAAGGAGTCTACAAAAGAGCTTTAAAAG GTCAGGCAAGTTCAACAGATGCAGAATCGGTTGGTATGCTCGCTGGCATGATAGCCAATCTTGGATGGGATGTCGCGTCGAGAAGTCACCTTCCGTCCTCAGCAAAGAGCCGAGGGCATCAAACTCCACCTTCTGGTGATGGTAAAGGACACAACTCCAGCGAAAACAAATTTG GTTTGCTGCCAGTCTCGGTGACAGCACTGTCGCCAAAGGCCCAGGACTACCATGCCAGGGTGAGGAaattcatcaaggatcatgtgtTGCCATTGGAACAGGAATTCATTGACCATCAGGATGGAGAGGACAGGTGGAGTGTGCCTGCAAAGATGGAAGAGCTAAAG GCAAAAGCTAAGTCTGAAGGTCTATGGAACCTGTTCATCCCTCTGGAGTTGGACCCTGACATGAAGTATGGTGCTGGTTTAACTAATGTTGAGTACTCATTCATCTGTGAGGAGATGGGGAAAACTGTCTTCGCCCCAGAG GTGTTTAATTGCTCCGCCCCAGACACAGGAAACATGGAGGTACTACTCCGATATGGCAGTGACcaacaaaaagaaatgtggCTGTCTAAACTTCTCAACGGGGAGATTCGTTCGTGCTTTGGGATGACTGAACCTCAAGTAGCTTCGTCAGATGCAACAAATATAGAATCATCGATCACCCGGGAAGGCGATCACTATATTATCAATGGACTGAAATGGTGGACTTCAG GTGCTATGGATCCTCGCTGTAAGGTGTGTATCTTCATGGGGAAGACCGACACTGGTGCTGCCCGTCATCTCCAGCAAAGCATGATTGTGGTACCAATGGATGCTCCTGGGGTGAAAATCGTCCGACCCCTCTCCGTGTTCGGGTATCAGGATCCACCAG CTGGCCATGCTGAGGTACTCTTTGAAAACGTGATGGTGCCTGCCTCAAATCTCCTGCTCGGTGAGGGGCGTGGGTTCGAAATAGCTCAGGGACGATTGGGACCAGGAAGAATCCACCATTGTATGAGAATTATTGGATATGCTGAGAGAGCTCTGGAACTCATGATTCATAGG GTTCAAAATCGGGTAGCATTTGGCAAACCACTAGCCGCACAAGGGACCATCCAACAAGACATAGCAAAATCCAGATGTGATATTGAGCAGACCAGACTTCTCGTATTGAAGGCCGCTCACATGATGGACACCGTGGGGAATAAGGTGGCCGCCCCTGAGATTTCCATGATCAAGGTGATAGCTCCAAGCATGGGGCAGGCTGTGCTAGACAGGGCCATTCAG GCCCATGGCGGTGCAGGGCTCTCCTCTGATTTTCCCATAGCTGCCATGTTTACTGGCGTGAGGTGCCTGCGTCTAGCCGATGGGCCTGACGAGGTCCATTGGAGATCTATTGCAAGAATGGAATTCATGAAAAAACTTAAATCGAAACTATGA